AGCCCTGCGTGTCATCCCCCTCCTCGTCACCCCGGGGTGCTTGCTGGTTTTCTGGTGCCCTGCAGTCCCTGGTGGTGGCAGAAGCCAAGAGCTGGCACTGTTGGGAAAGGGGTTCAGGGAAGGCAGCCAAACCACCACACCTTTGACTAAGGACCTGGGTACCTTTCGCAACTCCTTTCGGCTTCCACAGaggcattcccccctcctctttaggCCGTGGTCTCTGCAGCCGTGAGCAGCTGCAGTCAGGAACCTATTTTAAATTCTCTTCCCCAGAATTCACCAGCTGTCACGTGAGAGCTTCTCCCGAAGTCCGCTGTCTCCCCCACTCCAGTGACCCcaggggcaggggggtggggagccccTGTTAGCACATCCTCATCTCTGTACATAACTTCTTCCTATAacacatatattatatatatgtttcCGTATTGTAATTATGTATACAGGTACTTgagatttttgatttttttttgaccTCGTGTTCTTATTTAATGGGACAGACACTGGAAATTAGGGATTCATCCAAATCGACCTTTTATgtatataataatattttttagcTTTCCACCCACCTAatcaggaaaggcagaaaaactGGAAGTTTACAGCTGACGTCTCCTCGGTGTCCTCCTTGttaataacctttttttttttttttgtcgttCGTGCCTCGTTTTCATtgaattctcccccctccccccaattgctttgtttaaaaatgttaacAGAAGAAATGACATTCAAGCTCTTGGTGTGTCTGTGTTGATTGAGGAGGCAGTGAGATGCATGGTGTAGGATTGCCGTGTCCACGGCTGGGGAGAGGAGGACGCTTTTGTCCGTGGCGAGGCCCTCAGCTCAGGTACAGCTCCTCAGGTAGCTGCTCCCCTCCCACAGACCTTGGGAAACACCTTGGGGGTTAGAGCGGGGAAAACACAGCTCGTGGGGCTTTGTTCCAAGAACGACGATGGCCTGCTTCCAACCTGGCGTGgctcaggggcggccaaactgtggctctccagatgtcgtggactacaattaccatgagcccctgccagtgcattctgacgggctcatgggtattgtagtccatggtcctcTATAGCAGCACATTGATTCTCCCTAGTCCAAGCTTAATGCCCTATCCAGGGCAACATTTTGATTCTCAAACTTACTCTGTTTCGTTGGGTACCTTTTTATCCTGACCTTCCTTCAAGGATTGCAAAGTGGTGCCCACagtcctcctctcctccacttggcCTTCATGACAACCCCGCGAGGTTGGGGACCTTGACAGAGGGCGACTGGCCCAAAAGGATTCAATAAGCGTCACGGCAACCGGCcctttgaacccaggtctcagGATGACCTCTGGGCGGTTAGCGTACGCATCATTGGTTCGAGAAATTATCCATAATTTTATTGGATGGGTCTGTCAAAAACTTGGGGGACCAGAAGGCTACTGTGCGGAAGAACATGGACCCAAAAGAGCCAGGCacaacacttgggggggggggcatcataatTTGGCTTCCAATCATCAGAAAGAATCGAAGTCTATGAGTTAACGCGTTCCAGTTGTTGGAAACAAATATTCTTAGATTTAAATCTGAGCTGGATAAATGGGTGACAAGAGAATTAAGGAGGAGGTAACATTACCTGTGACAAGAGTGGACATGATACCTCAACAGCAGTCTGCTGCAACTAGATACTGGAGTCTTCAGAAGGTCCTGGAAGCAATCTCTGTGAAAGGATTGCAGAGGACCAAGGGAGACCTctaaacaggggtccccaacaggtTGCCTGTGGGCATCTCagcacccaccaacacctttccagGGGGCTTTAGAAAGCAGAGGGGGCACCAGCTTGGCTTCTGGCTGGCTGTTCTGATTAAAAGGCTGACACTGAGTTAGGGCTCCGTTACTGCAACCGATAGACGATTAGGATTCAATTATAAAAAAAGAACCTTAGCCTTGTCTTCTGGTGAAGATGGCATAGCAGATTTTGCTTCCGATTTGCATCCCGAaagcttcccctctccctccacaaGCCCTGGCCCCGAGAGATCCCTTTGCTTGGCCCAAATATCTCCATATCTAGCATTTGTTgccagccatccccccccctcccaaggacaTAATTGCAGTAAATAATGCATTGCTCACTGTTtttcattaatttattaaaatcTCTTCTTAAAAAACATCACCTAAGGTGTCTGCTTCACAGATGCAGATCAAGCAGTGGATTCAGGAAGTCATACCTAGCAGGATCATTCCCTTCCCTGGATTTTATATAGATCCGTTCTCCTCCGGACCTGCTTTGGCGTTGCTGGGAGGGTGGTTTTCTACCCTAAGTCTATCAAACAGTTTTCTGCAGGTTGCTTCTGGCCAACTTTCTTTTCCAACCACGTAGACCTCAGCCTAACAACGtcctccccaaattcctggtggagctGTGAAAAATCCGTCTTTTTAGATCCCTTTCCAGCCACTGGTTTCTGAAGGGGCAGCCCACAGTTTTCGGAGGCTCCCGGGGGTCCGTTCAATTTGAGAGGTTGCTGCAGCTTCAGCGTTTGAAACTGCCCTTCCAGCTCGGCCGACAAGGCACGGAGGTATCCGAATCCTGCGGTGCTGAGCGCTCGCACCCAGCCCTCCAGGGATTCTTGATTCCCAGCCGCCATCTGGTAGGAATGACTGCCCGGTGACACGCAGGGGTAAGAGATTTCAAAGGCATACGGTTCCGAGGTGGATTCTCGCAGCTCCACGATGCAGCCTTCCAAGACGATGAGCTTAGGAGGGTCGCGGTCACCACCTCGCTCCTGATAGAAGAGAAGATTTCCCCAGAGCGTACACCAGTAAGCATGGTAGGAGGAACTGCGGCTGCTTTTTTTATACAGCAGGCCCTGCCGGTCTGGGGGGCGTTCCAGGCGGGGAGAGACCAAGGCCCTGGAGAGGTGCAGTTTCATGGTGGTCAGACCCTGAAAGTGTAAAGATGAGGATGGAAGATAAGAATGAGTGAAAAAAGCATCAGaatctaaggcagggattcccaaccgggggtCTGTGGACTCCTGGGGGTCTGTAGGAGCTCCGGTTGGGCTCCGTGGCCTTTGCCCTGATACCTtagtggacttggccacaagctagggaattggcTGCCTCCAATTAGAGGACTTGGTAGGTAGGCCGTGGGTGTCAAAGGGGCAGGAGTTGGTTGGGttgtggtatggggggggggacccaggggATTCTGAAGGGGatgaggaaaaaaaattaaaattctagaGAGGAGAAATCAATATGTATTTAAACCGCTTcttagctgcctttctccctcgCGGAACTCAGGGTGGCTCAAAATAAAacctgatttaaaaagaaaacacaagcaACAACTTAAAAACTTGAAAAACTCCCCATTAGGCCTGCCTTTTTCACCATCAAGTCAGTGACAGAAACAGACCCAGAGAGCAGCATCGGGCAAAGAGGGTGCAAAAGCGTAAATAGCATCCAAACGGGAGTGGACCGACTCGGgaacaaagggaggggaggatgactAACCCAAGGGCCTGCTAAGGGAAGGCCGGGACAAAGGACAGGATAGGCTGCAGGATTGCAAAAAGGGAAACGCTGAGAagaggcagaaaagaggagggaatgggcaggggggagagaaagtggtAGAGAGGGAGCAAAGCTCTCCCTTGGAAAGGGACCTGGCTGCCTCTGCAAGGTTGGTAGGCCCAGGCacttcctggagatttcccagggaGGCCCAGTCAAAGGCCAGCCAAAGGATCCTGAGAACAGGGGAGGGACTCTTTCCGCCTCCCCTGGATTGCCTCACCTTGGGGCCAAACCATCAAGTTGCCTCCTTGAGATTAGAGTTCCTTGGGCCAGGCTGGGCCGTTTCtcttccctctctgcccccctcctgcccagggCAGTGGCGTCGCAGGTGAGAGGCGGGGCTTGTGCTCACCTGGCTTGCTCCATCCAAGGGCCTGGAAAGTCACTCAGGTCAGTGTTTCCGTGGCAGGAAGGGACCGGCATCCACAAGAATGGGGAGGTCTTCGCTTCCCTCGCCTCTCCCAAGAGCAGAGAGGCCGGCTGAGTGCAATGAGGAACTAAGGAAGGGGCAGGACGCTGGGGATGTTAACCACAGACTTGAAAAGTTCTCTCTGGTCCGAAAGGGATTTGTTTTAATGGTGACTGTGCTGATCAGAGGGAGAAACGGCTGCAGAAAATGAAGgggtattttctctctctttgttggGTGGTGGTGGTCCTGGATCaagttatttaaaatgtttcaaagcTACTAGGATTCTCTGAAGTGTTCCTTTTTCTGAACTCTGTTCCCCTCCTTATTGATGGGTCCTATATCAACGGATGGTAATTCTCTGGCATAACACAGGACCTTCAAGAGCACCTCCAGTATCAGAGGTCTCAGAAGACCAAGTAGCTTTGTGACAGGAAGATGCATCACCacctagaattatagagttggaagggacctccagggtcatctagtccaactcccctgttagggaagccaacctccaggtgggatctggagattccctggaattatactGGCCCAATTGTTAACAGAGGGAGCTCTTGGCAGAGGCTATTgtttagagttgccagttctgggttgggaaatacctggagactttgggggtggagccaggagtgggcaggatttgaggcaaggagggacctcagtgaagtctaattctctggagccccccccccccaaatcagccatttccatcaggggaacagatctcttgcctggagatgagccgtaaaaccaggggatccccaggtcccacctggaggctggcatccctatgatcTGGTGATTGCTGCCCTATGCTGGTTTTATGGGGACGTCAAAAAAGTCCTTTGGGCTCCCTTTAAAGTGAAGGATTTAGCCTGCCATCCCaaagacact
The Paroedura picta isolate Pp20150507F chromosome 16, Ppicta_v3.0, whole genome shotgun sequence genome window above contains:
- the LOC143826114 gene encoding sesquipedalian-1-like; amino-acid sequence: MKLHLSRALVSPRLERPPDRQGLLYKKSSRSSSYHAYWCTLWGNLLFYQERGGDRDPPKLIVLEGCIVELRESTSEPYAFEISYPCVSPGSHSYQMAAGNQESLEGWVRALSTAGFGYLRALSAELEGQFQTLKLQQPLKLNGPPGASENCGLPLQKPVAGKGSKKTDFSQLHQEFGEDVVRLRSTWLEKKVGQKQPAENCLIDLG